From the genome of Jaculus jaculus isolate mJacJac1 chromosome 17, mJacJac1.mat.Y.cur, whole genome shotgun sequence:
cagttctgggattacaggaacgCAGGCATTTTTACATAGACGCTGGGGACCTGCACTCAGGTCTTCATCCTTGTGAGGCAAGTACTTGagcatctcctcagtccctaaaatagtttttataaagGCAACGGTACAAAAAGATCTGCTAGCTATTGTGACAAAAATATTCACACTGTGAAATGCATAGTGCAACTTCCTCTAATACTTATCTCTAACTCAAAAGCACAAAATACACAAATTGCCCTAACTCAATTCTTCCTACAAGAGAGCCagtttttttgttcttatttttacttatttcagcgTGACagagaaacaagcagagagagagagagagagagagagagagagagagagagagagagaaaatgaatgggtgtgccaaggtctccagccactgcaaaggaactcgagacgcatgcaccaccttgtgcacctggcttacgtgggtactggggaaccgagcttcgaaccagggtccttaggcttcacaggcaagcgcttaactcctaagccacctctccagcccgagagccagtttttaaaaagcatgattcTTCATTAAGTCTTTAATTTAGAagctttataaaaacaaatgccTTTATTAGAATTACTTAACCTCTGCTCTTCTAAAatctaaaacagaaataaaaaaactaCAGGAACAGCATAACCAGACGTCTGAGTCCACTGTGGCACAGCATCATGCATACGCAACCCTAGtgctagggaggctgagataggaggactgctacaGATCAAGACTGGGGAGGCTGGGATAGGAGGACTGCTACagattaaggccagcctgggctactgagttcATGAGAGTTATTCAGCAAATTACATACTGCAAAGGACCAGTGTTTCATGAGACCCACTGTAACCACCatccagaagcacatggtgggcAGGGGAGACGGCTATGGGAAAAGTGCCTGTCACACAGGTGTGAGGACCTGAGCCTGGAGCCTTGGCACCCACAAAAaccaggacatggtggtgcatgctaggaatcccagtgcttgggaggcaggcgTTCCCCAGGGAGTAAGCTGGTTTGGCACACGAGGATCAGTGAATTATGGGGTCAATAAATAAGGTCAAAAAGACACCCCAAACCAACTTTtgacctacaaacacacacacacacacacacacacacacacacacacacacacacacagtttcaaaaaaaaatgcacacagcTATCAGTTGTAACTTCACAAATGAAGATGAGCTCATTAACATAACCAAATGTAGTTACAGATTCTGGCAGagcttcaattcccaagccacccacataagccaggctgTAAAAGTGGCATCTGTTCTTTCACAGTGACaggggccctgacatgtccatacgTACATGGAActtacaaacacatgcaaaaaattttaaataaataaaaaatcttacctagaacaaacaaacaattcaGGGACAGAACAAAAGATAAACTGCCAAACTTAATTCTAATATTAATTTAAGTTTTATATTCCTTTTTGTATAGACAGTAACGTACCTTTTGAACTCCTGACAAATCTTTTTTCAATCCTGTGACAGTCTGGTATAGAATCTtgtaaccaaaaagaaaaagtaagcagTCAACATAAGAGCAGACAGTGATCAGCACACACCACACTATCAAACGCAGGGAAGTGACTGGTGTCTTCTGCAAAGCAAGCACATAGTGAAAGCGTGCAGTCAACGCAGTCACTCCTGTCTAGCAGGCTTCTCAGCTGCAAGACGGGGTTCCATCGGGCGGCTCCCACAGTGAACACTGCATCGCACCGGCTGGCAGCCAAGACCAGCTTTGAACCTCATTAAGTGAGAAAAAATGCTTGTTGCTCTCAGTAGTACATCTACATTacaaaaagttgtttaaaaattGTTCAATTACTATTAAATGACGTTTAATTTCATGCATAATCCTTTGgcacacatttttttctgttactatataaaaacctaaataaatggtTCAGTTTTCTGTGCCGCTACAAAGTGTTTACCATATAATCCCTTAATAGAAGTAATGTTCAAGTATATATGCTAATGAAATCCAGGTTAACAGACCCAGTAGACATTTATAATCTAGGCATCTAtatacatctttctttttctctccaatcTGTCAACCCTCTCTCAAACACCAACAAACTCCTAGCTCAAAGCCAGGATCACCGTCAGGACAGTGCCCATCTTTGGTTGACGTGTTTCTACAGACTGATGAAGCCACTCACATTGTCTTGTTGAGCGTTCATGGCCATGTCGTCCTCCTTCAATTTCATCATGATATCCACGTCCCTCTCATAATTTTTTACTTCATTCAAGGTTCTAGGAATATATGCTCGCTTGAACACCTAACAGATGGGAAAAACAAACCTGAATGAAAGCGCTCTTCCGTGCTTCTCACACGCACTCAGTACCCTTGCCCTAACTTCCTAGACTAACCTAAGTTTTTAAACCAATGTCACACTCCTTTCAGCGACGAGGGGGACGTGGAGATCGGCACTGCGAAGGACGTGGCACTCCGCCGATGTCTTGGGCCCCTGTCCGCCTTCCCGTCTAATAAAATGGCttgagcacaaaaaaaaaaaatcacacacttgCAAACTAAACCAGGCCTTTGACTCACAGATGTCAGAAGCCCTTTGAACACTTTCTCCATGGCTGGGGACGTAGCTACGTGGACAGAGCGCTGGCACAGCACGTGGGAGGGCTAAGTCCCGCCCCGGCACACATAAAGCAGGCAGGGGGTGCACGTCTGTAATCCGcacatttgggaagtggaggcaggaggagcaggagctTGAAGCCAACCTGCCttacatgaggctggagagatggctcagtgaaggcgcttggctgcaaagctacAGGATCAAGGTTTgctccccaggaccacataaagccagatacacaagatggcccatgcatctggagttcatttgcagtagccagagaccctgatgcacccattgtctatctgcttctctctcaaataaataaagtattaaaaaaaaaagatttcactaCTTAGTACAATGAGCCAATAGATTTCTGAGTGAACAATCTActacaaagaaaattacacaatttaaCTCAAATTCTATAGCATGCAATCTAAATCATAAAATCTAATATGCATCACCAAAAACAAAGACCCCACGAGTGTGTgaggtaggcatggtggctcatgcctgcaattcTAGCCCTTAGGAGACACAAGCAGGatgctgagtctgaggccagcctgggctacatacggAGCCCCGTCTCAAAGCATAAACAAGACACCTCACCAGCTGTACGGTTAGCCTGACGCGACTCAGCCACCACTGGAACGGTGTCTTGATGAGCTCATTAGAGACTCTGGGCCGGGCTCGTTGCTGGGAGGAGAGTCACCCTCACTGCGGGCAGGGCCGCCCCGCCCCTCTCACTCCGCTGCCCCCGCTGCCCCGCCATGCTTTCCCAGTCAGTCACGGCCACGTCTCCTGAAGCTGGAGACGAAGATgacccctttccttcctcaagctgcttctggtcatgtattCTGCTCCCCGtgcccccacgtgccctgtgtgAGGCTGTGAAGAAACAACAGACCCACCTCTTCATCCACATGATCTTGGCTTGACCTTTCCTCCTTGGTCCGTTGAGATGCTATTTCCATGGcctttgaaagaaaacaaaagttcctGCATGTTCAATCTCGAGAAGATACAAGTCCTGATTTTGTAATGAACCTGTTTCAATCTTCATAAGTGCCACTCTTCACacttacacacaaaaataagaacaaatcGGGCTGGAGGGgcggctttgtggttaagacatttgtttaaaaaacaaagaacaaatcgAGTTCAGCAAGCAGAACCAGAGGAATGAAAGCAAAGATGGGAAGGTGCTCCCAGGGAAGCAGGGAGCACGAGCGGCAAAGACCAACCCTGAGAGCCTCGTGTGCGGACGTATGCACCACTGCTTCAAGATCCATGGGCTCACAGAGGATCAAAGTGGAAACAAATGGgactacatcaaaataaaaggcatCTGTGCATCAAAGGATGCCAGGAAAGCACAGGGCACGGGACAGAGCACTGCAGCTCACAGCTCTGAAAGGGTGACCGCTCTCAACAGAACCAACAATGGCCTGCTCACAAGTGGACAAAGAGAATGCGAAAAAACTTCCCTAAGATGTCCATGTGGACAGCAAACAGGAAAAGATGCTCAGCAGTACTGGCCACTCCAGAAATGCATGTCAAAGGCACCCTGAGATGCCCCTTCACATCCGTTAGCATGGCTACTCCTGTGTCATGCTCCAGGGAGTGCTGACCAGCATGCAGAGAAGCTGGAATCCCTGCCCACAGGGGGCAGAGCTGTACAAGGACTCAGGCATACGGTCAGCAACAGGTCCCTGAAAACTGTAGATAAATTACACTAATGCCCTAGCAACTCAGCTTCGGGGAAAGCATACATTCTgcagtggtttgagtcaggtgtccccataaccttaggtgttctgaatgctaggtcccccagctgatggcagttagAAATTAAAGCCACCTGGAAGCACTGTATTGCTGGgagtggcttatgggtgttatagccagtttcctcttgccagtgtttggcacattcttctgttgcgATTGTCCACCTGACGTGGGCCGGGGGTGACCACCCTCTGcgcataccatcatttcccctgccatcatagagcttcccctcaagcctgcaagccaaaataaacctcttttttctcagaagctgctcttggttgggtgatttctaccagcaatgcgaacctggctgcaacacatTCAAAACAATGTCTTGGAAGACACATTATTTATATATGCTCACGTTCACAGCAGAATTACTCAAGAGCCAGAAAAGGGTGGAAGCAAGTCCATGTGTCCACAGACAGACAAAACACAAAATGGGCATATTCAAAATGCAGTATAATTCAGCATTAAAGAAGAaacccagctggagagatggcttagcagttaaggagtttgcctgcaaagccaaaggatcccgttcaactctctaggacccacgtaagccagacccacaagggggcacatgtgtctggagttcctctgcagtggatggtggccctggcatgctcattatctctctctctctcactcaaataaataaatatatttttaaaaaaagaaagaagaaaccctATCACATGCTACTGTATGGATGAACCTGGAGAACACCatgctaagtaaaataaacaactcCAAAAAGACAAATGGTGCATTATTACACTTGTTAAAAGTACCAAGAGCAGTTGAATTCATTTAAAGGAGAACAGCTGTTGCTAGGGGTTGGGGATCAGTTAGTGGGTATTCAATTTCAGTCTGCGATGATTAAAAGAAAGATCTGAAGATGAAAAATGGTGGCTTGCACAATAATTTCAATGTATTCAATGCTTAGTACATAACATAATGTATATTCtacctgcatttaaaaaaatactataattTAGAAATGGCCCCTGAGAAacactagagaaaaaaaaaaattaatgaccaAAAAACcaagttttgggctggaaagatggttcattggctaaaggcacttggcttGGAAAGttaaggcctgggttcaattctccagtacccacataaaaaccagacgcataaagtgatgcatgcatttggagtttgtctgcagtggcaggaggccctagcacaccaatactcaatctctctctctctctgtatgcctttctctctgtctcaaataaaaaaataaaaaataataactaaagaaaaacaaaacagccgggcgtggtggcacccgcctttaatcccagcactggggaggcagaggtaggaggatcactgtgagttcgaggccaccctgagaatgcacagtgaattccaggtcagcctgagctagagtgagaccttacctcgaaaaaccaattaaaaaaaaaaaaagaaaagaaaaacaaaacaaaaaaagtgctggagagatggcttagtggctaagtgcttgcctgtaaagcctaagggccccggtttgaggcttgattccccaggccccatattagacagatgcacaagggggcgcacgcatctggagcttatttgcggtggctggacgccctggcatgcccattctctctctctctctctgtcgctctcaaataaataaataaaaatgaacaaaaaataaaataaaataaaataaaaaaaaacccaacatccATGTTTTCTTAGTAAATGCTCTTGAAGGCTGGCAAGCTCTGCAATCTCAGCAGATGTGTGATGTCCAGAAACCTCTTCACACTGGTCCCTTGCTACACCATGAACTAGGAGGCTGCTGAGACGGGTGAACTACACGAGGGTGCCTGTGGCCCTCACCAGTGCCACACCAATGCACATCACCGTCCTACCTGTGAGAGATAAGCGTCCATGTTGTCACGCGTGATGGAAGGGTCGGTGACAAAGTCGAAGAGCTCTCGCACAGTCATGACGGCGACAGCGTGCTTCTGAAAGAAACCTGCcggaggcaggaaggtcagtgCTCCACTATGCCGTGCCCcggcaaaggggaaagtgcacaCCACCCCGAGAATGAACGGGGCAGCTTCACTGTGCTGGGCAACCCAGTGATGTTTCTGTTAGTGCTGCAGGTCAAGGGCGGGGCCTTCCACACCAGGTAGTGTTCTTATCTAATGCTTCACTAAGTACAGAACTAACTCAAACAAACGGCTAGAAAATTTCACTCTACTCACCATTGACATTGACACAGTCTTTTCTCaagaactccagagcatgtgggTGGTCATGTTCCACTGACTGAGACACGTCAATAACGTACACATCTCCAGCATGGTACCTTGTGGGCCAGAAACACAGGCTATGAAGTACTAGtgctttgtttgtttaaaaaacttCTATTGTTTCAgacaaaatttttcttttcctttttaaatattttatttttatttatttaaaacagaaaaggaattggcatgccagggcctctagccactgcaaattgcatgtaccgccttgtgcatgtggtttacgtgggtcctggggaattgaacctgggtcctttggctttgcaggcaagtgccataactgctaagccatctctccagcccgccagacaagactttttgtttgtcaaggtagagtttcaatgtagtccaggctgacttgaaattcactatatagtctcagggtggcatcgaactcacagcgataaaggtgtgcaccatactTGGCTCAGACAAGATTTTTCTGTGTAGCTCTGGCTTGCCTCAAACCCTCACTTCTCTTGCCTGAGCACCTCAGCAGCTAAATGCTTGGActacaggcatatgccatcatgcttggcaaaaaataaatatatatacatatatattatatatatatatattatatatatgtgtgtgtatatatatatatataatatatatctgtatatgtataataataacaacaattcACCTTAAGATAAGTAATTCATAAAATGATCAAGATCATCTTGATTaacaaaggaaaacagagaaaaaaatttattattattattttttttggtttttcgaggtagggtctcactctagcccaggctgacctgaaattcactatgtagtctcagggtggcctcgagctcacagcgatcctcctacctctgcctcccaagtgctgggattaaaggtgtgtgccaccatgcccagcttgagaaaaaaacatttaattaatttatttgcaagcataaagagaagagggagggagcaggagagaaaggtcatgctagggcctctaggtgctgcaaactccagatgaacgtcgcactgtgtgcatctgggaAAACTGAGAAAATTTCTAAAGCCCCGTAATTGCTAACGATGAACCCAGTCCTGTACTGTCCCCACATTGGTGCTGCTGGAGACGGAACCCAGGGCTGCACCCACGTGAGATGAGCACGCCAATGCCAACCTACGTCATCAGTCCCACAGGTCTGCTCTGTGCCAAGGCCACCAGAGACAAGGCCCATGCTGAGCTCTTACTGTGGGAAAGGCAACTTTCTAACTTGAAGATGCAGTAGGACTTTGTAAACTGTGATTTGCCTATAATTTTGAAGGACAGGAAAGGACTTAAGGGAAGTTTCTCatagacacatacacactcacagcATGTTAAATTCACTGAGATCAGCATGGACCAGCCTGGCATCCTGATACATCCGTCTCATGTACTGAATGACCTGCAGATACAATTCCCGAGCCTTGGATTCTGACAACTGGACATTTTTCAATAGTGGTGCGGGCCTTGAAGAAAACACAACAAGGCAAGGTAAAATGACCAAGAACAAGTTTTCTGGCTTCATACTACACTGTCACATGTACCTTCTCTCTAACTCATCATGTGACCTATCCATGGGATGATGTCGGCCACTCCAAGATTGCCAATTATGGATActttaaataaaacacattaatAAAACAATTAACGTTGTTATTCTGAAGTATTGTAAGATTTCAAACTGGTAAATTATAACAGTTTATGGTTTTCTCACTAACGGTGGGCAAGGAGCTATTTACATGGAAAATAGTCATACATTATCTAATTTAAAGCTCTGGACATGAAATTCTTTGGCCTTCTCTATACTTACACGTCATCTTTGCCAATGAAACCCATGACAAGAACGTGACTCCTTAGCATTACTGGTTCTGGACAGGGAATCGCTGCTGTGTTCAGCCTGGGAGAACAGAGAAAACGATGGCTGAAAGTCAAAGGGCACCTACGTAATTACGACAGTCACAGCTACGGCCAGCAGCGCTGCTAGAAACAGCACCACGTCCTCAACTGTACGAAGACGTCTCATCAACTCTAAAAACCCAACGGTGCTGAGCCACCATTATACACCACCAAGAACATCAGGATACTGGAGGGTAAGCTATTTCATCCCAGCCCACTTGCAGAGGGGCTCAACTGAGGGAAAATGTGATGAAATAGAATAGGTATGTCTCCAGATATCTTTCAAGTTGATTAGCCTGAAACATGCTTGAAGTCAATGGACTCACACCTAACAGCCTTCTTCTTCCTCAGGTTCCGGGGCTCCAACAGGTCCTCCCACAAGCACAGCATGCACTTGACCCACAGCCGTCTCTTGCCTAGCTTGCTAAAACTCCAGTGGAACGTTTTAAGTGACATCATTACCATCACCAAGCATGTCACTCACTGTCACAGCTCTGTGACGGGTCTTTGTTGCTGTCAGGCCATGGTCTACATGTTCGCATGGCTTACAGGCTCCTTAGGTCACGGTACAATTCTGCCACAGAAGCTTAGAAAACAGGTAGCTGCCATCTGTTCACAACTGCTCCTTCTGTTTAGCTCAGTACGTCCAGTAGAGCCGAATAAACTAACAAGTCCCTCGACTGGACAACAGGAAGGGCTGGCAACgagcgcgtgcgcacacacaccccCCCTTACACCTGCGCACCTGATTAAGTTCCTCATTTCCTTTTCTGCCCAAGTTTTCACCATTTTTCTAGGGTTTCCTTTACAATAGCCATGAcgaaatcttaaaaagaaaaaaacatttattatttctatccTTGCATTTCCGTTTTAGCActggagggaagggaaatgaaagaacccaggctcacctgaattCCCCAGTCACATATTTATCCCGATCTTTGAACACCAAAATAGAAGTTTTATAAATTTTGATTGCTCTGCTCTGTCCATCTGCTGTGCTAGCATGGTATACATTAGCCTATTTTaagtcaaaaaacaaagaaaataaaacttgtgTTAAGTAACTACCATGTTTTACTTTTCAGTTAATTCTCACCTTGTAAGtcaagtatggggctggagaaatagctcagcaattaagatgcaggcctgtgaaacccaaggatccaggttcaattccccaggtctcatgtaagccagatacacaaggtggcacatgcttttggagtttgtctgcagtggctagaggccctggagtgcccattcaatctctctctcaaataaaatttaaaaatagttgttAATGCCAAGTATGTTGAAATACCTTGCAGTAAGTAACATGTTCATCTTTTTGAAGatgtgaattaaaaaaacaaaagtctctgaccacttgggaacttccagctatgggtgagtttctccctcagctgggcctgggctggcttggcccaggcgAGCCCCCCAGCCCTTAGTCTCAACATGGGTTCTTTatttcctccagctccccacatggcaagactccttgaactttctttttgcattctgtgctttttttccagcccctccacatgggatctctagccatatgggtgcctttccttggctctgtacttccctcaataaatataataatagtaatgataatcagggctgcagagatggcctaggggttaaggcacttgcctgcaaagctgaaggacccaggtgcaactccccaggacccacataagccagatgcccaaggtgacacacgcatccagagttcgtctgcactggctggaggctctggcgcacctattcactctctgcctctttccctccctcaaataaataaaatgtattttaagaaaaaatcatgattaagccaggcatggtggtgcatgcctttaatctcagcactcaggaggcagaggtgggaggacagccatgagttcaaggccaccctgagattatatagtgaattccaggtcagcctgagctagagtgagaccctacctcaaaaaaaaaaaaaaaaaaaaaaaaaatcatgtttgccTTTTGCTATgtttatatataaagaaaaacaaactattaTGCCATCATGAACTGGGTGTGACCACCTTTTTCTGCTTCAAAACACTGTAATATATAGTTGGTTCATGAACATTCAACTCATAACAGTACTATAACTTCTGCTTAAATTTCATCTGACAGCTagtttctctgtgaagaacaccttagttttcctcaaattttttaaattgactatttttatacatacacttatatgtacatatatacatattttgaaaGTAATCCTTCTACTACCTTCTCTTGACCTAcccccttttcctcttttattttttatttatttatttattttcaagtagagtctggctcaagcccaggctgacctgaaattcgctatgtagtctcagggtggccttgaactcatggcgatcctcctacctctgctcccgagtgctggaattaaaggtgtgcatcaccacatccagctccctttcctcttttttttgggggggggggcctcaaggtagggtctcactctagcccaggctgatctggaattcactatggagtctcagggtggcctcgaactcacagccatcctcctacttctgcctcccgagtactgggattaaaggcgtgtgccaccacgactggctctctttcctctttttaaggACAAAAATGTATTCATTAAGTAGGTAAGTTTTACTTGGTGTTTGCAATAAGAGCACTGACATGAAATCATCCAATCATCTCGAGAAAAACCTTGCCTCTTTTCCTGTGCTGATGCAGCCATTTATCTCTGATATGATTCCTCTAGTCAACATCTTGAATAAAATCATTCTTGTTCTGGGGTCCAAAAcctgaaaataaaatgcaaaaaaaaactcagacaaaaaaatgttcaaaatggtGCTTTCCAAACCTTTCTCAAGATATGTGACAAtgactagagctggagagatggtttagtgtaaagcatttgcctgcaaagccaaaggacacaggtttgattccctagttcctacataagctagatgcgtaaggtggcacatgcatagggagttcgtgtgcagtagctggaggccccggagcaCCCTTTCtcatctctcaaaataaaatgtagaaaatgaATGTTAAGTGAGATATGGGACAACGATTAACCTGAAGTGCTGCGCTGCACCACGCTACCCTGGATGACGGCCTGAGTTGTTAGAATGTTTCATTCCCTTTAACTTTTAGGAACTAAGTAAGACGTGAGGTGAAGGCCAAGGGAGCCAGCTGTTCATTCAATCATGGAACAAAGCTTACCCAGCCCGAGAAAGGAGAAGCAGACTCTAGACCAACCTTAGCTAACAGAAAATAATGTAAACCACATGCAGTAAGAACATTTCCTAGTGGCCAATTAAAAGAAAAGGTGAAATCATTTCAGTGCATGTTACCTAATTCAGTATATATAAACATTAATACATAGTCATTACTATGATACTTAGCATTCTTTTACACTGAAGATTTACTATTCTGAAGGTATTTTACGTCTGTGTATATACCCTACGTCAGTCTGAGCACATTTCAAATGCTCAGCAGCTACTATACTGGACAGGCAGCTTTAAACCAAGATTCAACAGTCTGTATCCTATGGGCCAAATTCTGCCTACAGTACATATTGCTACAACCTGAAAGCTAAGCATGGTGTTTGCATTCTAAAAATaagaaatggataaataagtAAACTCAGTTATTCAACAAAAGGTAAAATGACCTGCGAGGTCTGAAGTAGTTATCAGCTGGTCTTTACATGAAGTGCCAGAGACCGCTGCTACAATAGGTGCGCGGGTGAGGGCAGGGCCTCCTTCACAGCACGTCCAGTTTGGTGTACACAGACTGCAAAGCTCTCTTGAACAAACAGAAAGCAGGCACGGAGTTCAGCACGTGGCGCCTTGG
Proteins encoded in this window:
- the Riok1 gene encoding serine/threonine-protein kinase RIO1 isoform X2 — its product is MEEEEDFDDDDGDWDWDDGAGKLTKGCAWHGGSNSQANRQTSNYNSSKMSTPTDKVLRKFENKINLDKLNVTDSVINKVTEKSRQKEADMYRIKDKADRATVEQVLDPRTRMILFKMLTRGIISEINGCISTGKEANVYHASTADGQSRAIKIYKTSILVFKDRDKYVTGEFRFRHGYCKGNPRKMVKTWAEKEMRNLIRLNTAAIPCPEPVMLRSHVLVMGFIGKDDVPAPLLKNVQLSESKARELYLQVIQYMRRMYQDARLVHADLSEFNMLYHAGDVYVIDVSQSVEHDHPHALEFLRKDCVNVNGFFQKHAVAVMTVRELFDFVTDPSITRDNMDAYLSQAMEIASQRTKEERSSQDHVDEEVFKRAYIPRTLNEVKNYERDVDIMMKLKEDDMAMNAQQDNILYQTVTGLKKDLSGVQKVPALLEHKVKDSDSEDAGSSECSDSDAEEQGERAQCTKNTPGPDTDKKERKKMVKEAQREKRKNKIPKHVKKRKEKTAKTKKGK
- the Riok1 gene encoding serine/threonine-protein kinase RIO1 isoform X1; translated protein: MDYRRVLMSRVVPGQFDDADSSDSENKDLNRVEAEDDILFENLQHRVTVRNGEGEMEEEEDFDDDDGDWDWDDGAGKLTKGCAWHGGSNSQANRQTSNYNSSKMSTPTDKVLRKFENKINLDKLNVTDSVINKVTEKSRQKEADMYRIKDKADRATVEQVLDPRTRMILFKMLTRGIISEINGCISTGKEANVYHASTADGQSRAIKIYKTSILVFKDRDKYVTGEFRFRHGYCKGNPRKMVKTWAEKEMRNLIRLNTAAIPCPEPVMLRSHVLVMGFIGKDDVPAPLLKNVQLSESKARELYLQVIQYMRRMYQDARLVHADLSEFNMLYHAGDVYVIDVSQSVEHDHPHALEFLRKDCVNVNGFFQKHAVAVMTVRELFDFVTDPSITRDNMDAYLSQAMEIASQRTKEERSSQDHVDEEVFKRAYIPRTLNEVKNYERDVDIMMKLKEDDMAMNAQQDNILYQTVTGLKKDLSGVQKVPALLEHKVKDSDSEDAGSSECSDSDAEEQGERAQCTKNTPGPDTDKKERKKMVKEAQREKRKNKIPKHVKKRKEKTAKTKKGK